A region of the Stieleria neptunia genome:
GCGCGAACCGCTGAAGATTGGCGGGGGTCTTAAGCCACTGCTGAAACGCTGCAACCTCTTCGTCGGACGGCTCTCCCGAAAGCATGCGATCGATCAGTTCATCGTCGACGGTCATTACCGATTCTCCACCGCAAGACGTCGTGCGATGCAACTGGCAAGTGCCGTACGCGCACGTGTCAGCAGGACCCGTACTGAGCCGCTGGTCGATCCCATTTCCCGAGCGATCTCGGCGGCTGAACGTTCTCCGACGTACCGCAAATCGAGCAACCGACGCGACCGAGGTGGGAGTTCATCCAGACACGACTCCAGTGCTTCGCGACGTTGGCTACGACCATCAGCCTGCTGGGCGATTGTGTCAGCAAGTTGGCCGAGCAATTCATCGGAAAAAACAACCCTCGATTGCCCCTGAGTGCGGTAGAAATCAATCACTCGAGATTTGGCAATCCATAGTGCCCAGCCGACGAACGGCCGTCCCGAGTCATACTCGTCAAACCGACGAGCCAGTTCCTGGGCGATCCGCTGAACGACGTCTTCGGCATCGTGAAACTGAGAAATGGAGGCGAACACATACGCCGATACGGCCGGCTCAGCCTCAAGCCAGCATTGTGTGAATTTTACCCGTTTTTGGTCTTCGTTCATGTGCACGGCCGACGCGAAACAACTGTCTTTCTATCGTATGCCGAACGCGAACAGGAATTGCTAACAACATCCTTGAAAAATACTCGAATTTAGTTTTTGCGACTGCAGAAGACGACTACCGTCGCGTTTGACCAGTCTTCTTGCCCATCGTATCGCGACGAACAATGCCGATCAGCTACAGGGGCGCCTCTGAATCTGACGAGCGGAACAGACTTTCCGCAATCGGTGTTAGCGGCAATTCGCAGATCAGATCGAAACCTTGGTAGCGTATCCCGTTTGATGTCACCGTCGAGGTCGTGCCAAAGCTCCTTAGTGAGCCGCACCGGTTCTGGCAGCACCTCGTTGACGAGGGTCCCGAAGAACCACCTGGTTTTTCATCGATTGGCGACACCGAGGGCATAACTGCGGACGTCCGTGTCGTGGCGGCGACCAGTCGCGACCTTCGTAGAGAAGTCCAAGACGGCAACTTTCGTGAAGATCTACTGCGACGGGCGATGGACCAAGCACATGGGGTGAAAGCAAAAGCCGCCGAGTTGCTCGGCATGAAGCACTATCAAACCCTCGATGCCCAGCTGAAACGACTTGGCGTGAAATGAAACACGCCCCCGGCCGATTGCTCGACCGAGGGCGTTTCGTTGTTCAGCCTTATTGGCTTACAGTTCGATTGATTCGACCTCTCGGACGAATCGGTTCTTGTCGGCTGACAGGAACGATGAGACCACGTTGAAGACGGCGTCGCTGAAGCCTCCGATGTTCAGGATGTCCTGGCGATCGGGTGCTTGCGTGTTGCCGTAGGGGGCGATGTCGATGCAGACTAGCTTCGGATCGGCGATGCCGTGTCCACGCTGAGTCTTCTTGAACTTCTCCCACTGCGTCATCACACCGGTTGAACCGTTTTGGCCGTAGCCGTAACGTCGTCCCGAGTTGATCCAGCTTTCGTTGTCGCTGACCAGGACGATTCCAGCAAACGCACGCTTTGCGTAACGCTTGTTCGCTTCGACCAACGGCAACGAGACATCCGTTCCACCGCCGCCGTACTTCGACAGTCGTGCCGACAGGCTCAGAATCGAATCCGAGGGATCGATCTTTGCGCCACTTCCATACAGGTTGTAAGCACGCGTATCGAACGGAACGACGACGCTGTCCGGGTTGCGACGCAGGATCGCTGCGGCGAACAACGCGGCGACGTCAACGCAACGCATCTTCGATGCGCGGCCCCTGGATGATCGACTCTGAGCCTGCCATCCGGTCACCGAGCATCCCATCGATCCAGACGTGTCCAGGCCGATGACGACCGGCGCCGGCAACTGCGGGATGTTGCCACACGCGATCTCCGCCGCGTCATGCAGCGCAGACTTGATCTTGTGTGGAACTTCCTCCGCTGCGTTCAGGTACGCCGCCAAGAACTGGTACGGGAACTGACGTGAACGACGGATCGCTTCCGGGTCCGCGATGCGGCCGGCAACGTAATCGATCATCGTGTTGTCAGGCTTGTTACCATTCTTGAAAACGTCATGACGCAACAGCGTGTTCAGGTTCATGCGCAGAGCCTGCGGCCCCATCTGTCGGGCGATTGCCTTCCAGACGAGCGGACCCTTGGCCGTGTCGGCCAACAGGTCCCATCGAACTTGCAGGTCACCTGCAATTAACGCTTGAGCCTCAGCCGTGTCGGCTGCGCGGAACGCGTTCAACGACTGAACCGCTGACGGCAAGTCAGCTTCCGTTGCCGGAGCCCACTTGTCGACTTCCTTGTCGGTCAGCCATCCGAACAACGCTCGCCGAGCGTCATCCTGCGGCGTCGGACGTGCCATTCGCAGGACGTCGCGCAGGCTCGGATCGTTACCGATCGAAGCTGAGAGCAACTTGCCCGTCGAAGCCTCGTTCAGCCAGCGCTGGAACGCACGCTGAAGCGAAGACGACAGACCCTTGCGACCGAACTGGCCCGAGCGAACCATCTGGAACACCGTGCGCAGAACGCGGCCGTTGTCGGCAACTCGGTCAAAGATCTTGTGCATCAACGTGGTGTCGCGAGTCGACAAAGTGACCAGTAGCGCCGCCGGCATGTCCTTCATGTACGCTCGCTCACGCGAGTAGACCGCCAGCTTCGCCAGGTACTCGTTGTCGTTGACTTCGTCGATCAGCTTGCGCAGCTGCTCGAGTTGATCCTTTGCGGACGCATAGAACACGTTGCCGAACGTACCGGTAGCCGCCAATTGCGCAAGCGCATGCTTCGCCGGGAACTTGTACGCTGGACCGCCAGCTTCGTTGACGGTGGTTGCTCGTGGTAGAACGCTAGTGATGCTTGAAA
Encoded here:
- a CDS encoding sigma 54-interacting transcriptional regulator, which produces MPKLLSEPHRFWQHLVDEGPEEPPGFSSIGDTEGITADVRVVAATSRDLRREVQDGNFREDLLRRAMDQAHGVKAKAAELLGMKHYQTLDAQLKRLGVK
- a CDS encoding TROVE domain-containing protein; this encodes MVNKSLFSSITSVLPRATTVNEAGGPAYKFPAKHALAQLAATGTFGNVFYASAKDQLEQLRKLIDEVNDNEYLAKLAVYSRERAYMKDMPAALLVTLSTRDTTLMHKIFDRVADNGRVLRTVFQMVRSGQFGRKGLSSSLQRAFQRWLNEASTGKLLSASIGNDPSLRDVLRMARPTPQDDARRALFGWLTDKEVDKWAPATEADLPSAVQSLNAFRAADTAEAQALIAGDLQVRWDLLADTAKGPLVWKAIARQMGPQALRMNLNTLLRHDVFKNGNKPDNTMIDYVAGRIADPEAIRRSRQFPYQFLAAYLNAAEEVPHKIKSALHDAAEIACGNIPQLPAPVVIGLDTSGSMGCSVTGWQAQSRSSRGRASKMRCVDVAALFAAAILRRNPDSVVVPFDTRAYNLYGSGAKIDPSDSILSLSARLSKYGGGGTDVSLPLVEANKRYAKRAFAGIVLVSDNESWINSGRRYGYGQNGSTGVMTQWEKFKKTQRGHGIADPKLVCIDIAPYGNTQAPDRQDILNIGGFSDAVFNVVSSFLSADKNRFVREVESIEL
- a CDS encoding sigma-70 family RNA polymerase sigma factor, with translation MNEDQKRVKFTQCWLEAEPAVSAYVFASISQFHDAEDVVQRIAQELARRFDEYDSGRPFVGWALWIAKSRVIDFYRTQGQSRVVFSDELLGQLADTIAQQADGRSQRREALESCLDELPPRSRRLLDLRYVGERSAAEIAREMGSTSGSVRVLLTRARTALASCIARRLAVENR